In the Ipomoea triloba cultivar NCNSP0323 chromosome 6, ASM357664v1 genome, one interval contains:
- the LOC116023754 gene encoding uncharacterized protein LOC116023754, translated as MPPRRNMPTSSNENVSAIDRMAQAMERMAEFMMAQQTQNQNQGQPRVDYAKAIASRQPPHYAGEKDPVILEEWIRTFDKLLNAVDCPANQRVPSAVYYLTKAADNWWTSEGPDLLQDPEFGWEEFKEELRGQFYTERIRGIKCEEFLRLKQKGATIEEYHDQYVELMRFAQEIVPNEASKARRFVRGLDWDVRRAIAPFMCSTLKEAYDRASDHYQEEEGKELTKETVLLVQDVEGIIQE; from the exons ATGCCTCCAAGACGCAACATGCCTACCAGTAGCAACGAGAACGTCTCTGCAATTGATCGTATGGCCCAAGCGATGGAGcgaatggctgagttcatgatggctcagcaaacCCAGAACCAGAACCAAGGACAACCACGAGTCGATTATGCGAAGGCGATAGCAAGCCGACAACCACCACACTATGCGGGAGAAAAAGATCCGGTTATTTTAGAGGAGTGGATCCGGACGTTTGACAAACTGCTCAACGCAGTGGATTGCCCTGCAAATCAACGAGTACCTTCCGCGGTCTATTATTTAACGAAAgctgcagacaactggtggacaTCAGAAGGACCTGATCTTCTACAAGACCCAgagtttggttgggaagaattcaaggaggAACTGAGGGGACAGTTCTACACCGAGCGTATTAGAGGGATTAAATGCGAGGAATTTCTACGGCTAAAACAGAAGGGAGCAACAATCGAAGAATATCATGACCAGTACGTGGAACTAATGCGTTTCGCTCAGGAGATTGTACCTAATGAAGCAAGTAAGGCACGAAGGTTTGTTCGAGGATTGGACTGGGATGTAAGGAGGGCGATTGCGCCATTTATGTGCTCTACCTTGAAGGAGGCGTACGATAGAGCCTCGGACCATTACCAG GAAGAGGAAGGGAAAGAATTAACGAAGGAAACCGTTTTACTTGTTCAAGATGTGGAAGGAATCATCCAGGAGTGA